One window of the Eucalyptus grandis isolate ANBG69807.140 chromosome 6, ASM1654582v1, whole genome shotgun sequence genome contains the following:
- the LOC104449439 gene encoding chloroplastic group IIB intron splicing facilitator CRS2-B, chloroplastic: MLHSGSVPRTSTCPPQSLRRPGLRPQRAVPAMVRVSAVMSDGDKRFKVEFTPWLIVGLGNPGNKYHGTRHNVGFEMIERISQAEGISLNTIQSKALIGIGCIGEVPLVLAKPQAYMNFCGESVAPLAVYYRIPLRHILLVYDEMSLPNGVMRLQPKGGHGQHSGIKNVIAHLDGHSEFPRLSIGIGNPPGTMDVKAFLLQKFSSVEREQMDEALDQGVQAVRALVLNGFSQHIRRFNLGQKYKYHKV, encoded by the exons ATGTTGCATTCAGGTTCAGTCCCTAGAACCAGCACATGCCCCCCGCAGAGTCTTCGACGCCCTGGCCTTCGCCCGCAACGCGCGGTTCCGGCGATGGTTCGTGTCTCTGCTGTGATGTCGGATGGTGACAAGAGATTCAAAGTGGAGTTCACTCCTTGGTTGATTGTTGGATTGGGAAATCCTGGGAATAAGTACCATGGCACGAGGCATAAT GTTGGTTTTGAAATGATTGAGCGCATATCGCAAGCCGAGGGCATATCATTGAACACAATTCAGTCGAAAGCCTTGATCGGAATAG GTTGTATTGGAGAGGTGCCACTAGTTTTGGCCAAGCCACAAGCATACATGAACTTCTGTGGTGAATCT GTTGCACCGCTTGCAGTATATTACCGAATTCCTCTTCGACATATATTGTTG GTTTATGATGAGATGAGCTTACCAAATGGTGTTATGAGGCTACAACCCAAAGGAGGACATGGTCAGCACAGTGG GATAAAGAATGTGATAGCTCATTTGGATGGTCACAGTGAATTTCCTCGGCTCTCAATTG GTATTGGGAATCCACCAGGAACTATGGATGTGAAagcttttcttttgcaaaagttCAGCTCAGTGGAACGTGAACAG ATGGATGAGGCATTGGATCAAGGAGTTCAGGCTGTGAGGGCATTAGTGCTCAACGGATTTAGCCAGCACATAAGAAGATTTAATTTGGGGCAGAAGTATAAGTATCACAAAGTTTGA